Sequence from the Ooceraea biroi isolate clonal line C1 chromosome 5, Obir_v5.4, whole genome shotgun sequence genome:
GCGCACGTGATGAATAATGACATCgcatcccagcaaacacaaagtaacaggtaatatacatgttagttataatttcccactcattaatataaatacaatataatatacgtgttatgtaacaattacattgttgagtgggaaattataactaacatgtattaggagtgtgatttagttttgagggttttgcaacagatggctgtagtgtcagtttgttccaatagctgtttccgataactgttgtttcttacagtcttgacattatccatgacatttagtagcattatagcaatagatgcaataacagtcgtgtttatatcatcgtaaaaatccgaaagagcattttcgacatgcgttgttttgttttttaatcaaaagaaaactgcggctgacggttatagtattcttgtggaaacttatggtgattctgccccatcaattaagacgtgtgaatactggtttagacgctttaaaagtggtcatactgatgtgaaggacaaagaacgctcgggacaaccaagaaagcttgaaaatgcagatttgcaagcattattgcacgaaaattcaacacgatccacttcagaacttgccagagcattaaatgttgatcgtacaacagttacgaaacatttacatgaaatgggaaaaattcagaaagaagggaaatgggttcgacatgaattatcggaaagtgccattgcgaaccggttgaacatttgcatttcgttgatcgccaggcaaaaaaagaagagtcttttgtctcggattgttactggggatgaaaagtggatctattttgataatccgaaacgcagaaatcatgggtgggtccaggcgaaccatcaacatccactccgagacgcaatattcacggttcaaaagtaatgctctgtatttggtgggatagtgtactatgagctgttaaatccgcatgagactgtcacggttgatcgttatcgacaccaattgtacaagttgaagcaagcattggaccaaaaacgaccaccaattgcgagtaaacgacggaaagtgattcttcttcgtgacaacgctcgacctgacgttgcgttatcagtgaaagaaacactattagagctcgaatgggaagtcttaccgcaccccgcgtattctccggacattgctccatgcgattattatttgttccggtcgatgcaacacgctttagaggatacacactttcataatttggaagaagtgcgaaaattcgtcgacgaatggatcaactgaaaagaagagtcattttatcgtggtggaatccatctcttgccagaaagatgggaaaaagttatagaaaacgaaggaaaatattttgattaaggtattcattcattatcatatttaaatacatgcgtttttgagcaaaaaaaccctcaaaactaaatcacacccctaatacatgttagttaaaatttcccactcattaatataaatacaatataacatacgtgttatgtaacaattacattgttgagtgggaaattataactaacatgtatattacctgttactttgtgtttgctgggattaCATGtgcaataaataagaaattttgtttctttcgaGAATCACTCACCATTTCAGACATGTCTATCGAGTTCTCCGGCATTTTAGCGAAACACGACTTGATATTTCTGCGAACAATTATCCAATTCTATCCGAGATGATCGGTGCAATTGGTCGCCGAGGGATGAAGACTGCATTTAAATAGACTATAGAGTGCACGCGACCTTTCGATCCGACGACCAATTCGCGTCCGAGAACGCGTCGAAACTAAATGCAATCTGTCCGATACACTGTCCTGTGAAACGGAAATCGCTTTCTATGGCTGTCGCCTTTTTTAGGCGGCTATTTAAGAGCGACGCCTTCCGTGTGATGTTCCCTCTCTCCAAAGCAAAGATGAGAAAccgatgaataataataaacgcgGCTTATGcgcttaaggggatgctggagctgctagtgaactattttttcactatagcgatggtaattgcagtttcgaaaattctctttattgcttgtgcagaataaaaaatccttttccacaaatgaagtatagatagaaagaaagcccgttctacaggactttatattcaaaatggaaaaaagttagaaaagacaaatgcaagtttttaacttttttctttttatacttcatttgtggaaaaggattttttattctgcacaaacaataaagagaattttcgaaactgcaattaccatcgctatagtgaaaaaatagttcactagcaactccagcttccccttaatgtTGGCCAGATATCGTCTTCGAATATTTAAAGAGGGAGATTCTATTGTAAGACACGAGGATTGTGTGGGAGATAGAGGAATAGTAGGCAATATTCACTGATGCCAGAAACTGTGCATTGGTAGCATGTTAGGCCGTCGCATAGCTAGAGATGAACTGAAGATAGCTCGCGACGcacacaatttatatatataaatcgacACTCGTACTACGTACACTGCGTGGAAAACAGGAATTagagcaatatatttttaactgatAACGGCGTTTGAAGTTTAATTACTTTCTTCACATACAATatcttgcaatttatttatttaatttctcattttatcttcttgtttattttgataaaataacaaacataaaaatttttttattaattcctttTCAACAATAAATATCTGTCTTTCTGAGGATCGCAAACGTAAATTTGTAAATCTATATATGTACGTCTTATTACATTCTTtctatataaattctattgggttgttcgaaaagttatttcgttttttcaaggaaaaatgaaaggcggttttttcatatttagaaaaaattttattcagtgatgtattggccattttgttccactacctttcgccatctttctggcaactttaagattccacgctcatagaagtccttctccttattgacaaaaaattgaagcaagtgatttttgacgccttcatttgaatcgaagtttacattgttcaaagaattttgtagagaccggaacaaatggtaatcggatggtgccagatcaggagagtatggtgggtgtggtagcacatcccatccaagctgtaaaagcttctggcgagtgaccaaacttgtgtgtggtctggcattatcgtgatggaatacgacacctttcctattcgccaattctggtcgcttctgcttgatggcagcatccaattcatccagctgacgacaatacactttcgaatcaatcgtctggttgcttggtagtagctcgaaaaatacgattcccttccaatcccaccatacagaaagcatgatcttcttttgatgaatatttgccttggatgtcgattgagcaggttcatcttgcctggaccatgatcgttttcgcttaacattgtcgtAAACAATCCagttttcatctccagttatgattcgcttcaaaaatggttcattttcttcacgtttcaacgatgaatcgcagatggtaatgcgtcgaatcaagtcaatttcctttaaattgtgtggaacccaaatatcgagctttgaaacgaatccaaggcgtttcaaataatcgtaaacggtcgaattcgataaatttaacttttcagcaatttcgcgtgttgttatgcgacggtttgcatctaccagagcctttattttctcgtcattagctttaattggccgacctgaacgtggtgcatctttcaaatcaaaatttccagtacgaaatttcgaaaaccaattctgatactgacgttcactcaatacatcttctccgtacacggtacacaattttgttctcgcttgcactgcatttttaccctttcggtagtaaaaaagcaaaatattacgaaaatgctcactttgattttccatgtttgatgtgatgccaaaaaacaattacttgacagatcgcaacacaataagatactaaatgacgtctgaaatgtcagttgtcaaaatataaaacgaatttgccgcttagagtaaggttaagtatcgaggaacgcgactaacgacatcgctttgtgaaaaacgaaattactttccgaacaacccaatatatgcgCGACGTAAACTCCAATCTTGAATATCTTGAATGGCTTTGGcgattaatcaaatttatgttatcgcaattaacataattggatcgtaataaaaacgtaataataatatgcgaGCTTTAAATTTATCTGTGGAAAATTAACTTAAGAAACTTTTAACTTAATACATTACATCGCAAGTGTAAGAAAGctgtcaaattaaattattttaccgagaataaacaaatttatatctacTTACACATAAATACGCATAAATTTGTTCAAAACTCAAGTACCTCCGGATTTCAAGAGTTATCGCGCCATTTTAGCCACGCTGTCGCTCTTTAATAATACTTCGTCGGTATCTACGATGAATGCAATATTATCGATAGCTGATAAATATCCAATCCACGCTTTCGCCTTCTAACGGTGAAGAACTGTAATTCTAAACTATACATGCTCGATATTACTCCAACTTCACGCAGTACTCACCAGAGGTGCCAGTGGCTGTTTGCTGTTGTGGTTacgttttatttgtaaatcGTAACCTGTTGGCGTTACGCTcgttttatgaaatattattcacgACTGGATTATCCGCGATACTAATTTTACTCTCCACACAACACGTTTATCGAGACGCGTTTGTACGATGGAGGAATACGACGAATCCTCGGACGTCGAGATGGTGCCTATTGAGGAGATGGAAAAACCCAGGGACCCTTTGACAACAGAGCCACAGGTAACATTCgtgattaattattggagtgcTGTAAAACACACTTATCGTTCTAAACGTGTTCAGGTGCAGACGCTGGATAGTCATCCTGAgaaatctataatatttacaacGGGTATAGATGTATTTAGCGAGGAGGAGATATTGAAGAAGAAGGAGCGAGCGAAGCGGTTTGGCTTAACGGAGGAGGTCAAGGATAATCAAGAAGAAGATTTATACAACAggtaaagaataattaatacaggTTAAAGGCAGAGAATCTCAAGTAAATTGTGGTGCTTGTAGCATGGGTGTCACGGATGATGAAAACGCAAAGAATGTCCGACTGAGTGTGATTCACATGAGGGGCACTGAAGAGATGAGCACCAAAGACGTATTCGAGTATTTTCAAGATTATGCTCCGCAGTCCATTGAATGGATTAACGACGTTTCATGTATgtgtcaattttattttctgaagagacgtacaatatattatttggcTGACGTTCGGCGAACAATTTACGATGTTACAGGCAACATAGTCTGGTTTGATAACTCATCGGCAGCTAGAGCCATGATGGGATTATCTAAGAGGATCATAGGTAGCGTTACAAAGCATTCAGAGCGAGAGAATACTGACTCCGAGAGTAGAAAAGAGGCTGACGTAGTGAATGAAGAGAATGTGCCTGCTAATGCAGAAGAggataaaaaaaacgaaaactgtataaatattaaagacaTCGATTATCCGTTACCCCCGGGTATATGGAGGAAAGGTATCGATTATCCAAAGTCTAAAGGGATCTTCTTGAGATTCGCCACCAAGATGGACAAGAAACAGGCTAATGCGGAAAAGATGAgcgaatattataaaaaacatgGAAACCCAAATTTCGGTGGTAAACTTATTTGCAATTTGTCTACagatcaaaataaatatgtagcaTTCAAGTTAACGAGatcaaatataattgtaatctGGTTACATTCGCAGGTATCAAGGGAATCCTAACGGAATCACGTAAGCGTATGTACAGAGAGAGCCGACAAAACAACAAACGCAAGTTAACAGTCGAGGAAAAAGATCGGAATCAAACGAAAAATCCGTGGGGTGCGTTGTCCGAGTCGTGGGGAATGAACGACGTCGTGGAAGATGACTTTCTTCCAAAGAACGGCGTTAAAGATCAGGGACGTAGCATAAAGGAGAGATTAGGTATCAAGTACACGGATAAAGATGCGACGCGAGCGGAAGAGTCGGGGGAGGCGAGCTTGAGTAGTGACAGTGACGAAGATTGGTGCAAGCGCAGCAAGATCCCCCGCATGCGGATGCACGCCGAtgacgaggaggagaaagTACAAAAGCGGCGAGCAAAGCTTCGATATCAAGTTAGTTATCTCTCGTTACGATGTCACTTTTCTCTCTTAATTTGCTTTCtaaagtaaaacaaatttcatctttttcccTCGCAGATGGTCCTTAATAACTTAAACGCCAGCGGTGACTTGCGATCAAGGCTCGGGAAGCCGAAGGCGAGAACACAGATTCGCGATCCCATTCAAGTGGTAGTCACAAACACAAACGCGACAAAATCAAAACGCGACGCCGATCCCGAGGCGATCCGAGATTATCAGGGCCACCAAACCTTAAAAGATCTGCAGGCGTCGGAAAGAGAAGAGGGAGAATGGCAAGATTCGGAAGAGGAGAACAGTCGAGATGAAAACGAGGAGCAGAGGCATGGACATGTGGTGATGGAAGAATACGAGgggcaagagagagaagaggaggaagagggagaaggaCACAAGGAAGGTGAAGAGGACAGTGATGAAGAGAACACTGATGTACTGGCAAAAGAAGTTCAAGGCCCTAAaggaagcgtaataaaagtagTACCACCTAAACCACGCATTGCCTCCACCGTATGGGCGAGATTAAATAACGTGAAAAGCGAAGTCAATGACAGTTACTTGAAAAGCAGGTGAGGCAATAGTTCAATTAGTTTTCCTATTGATCCTCTTATAAATTTCTcgcattttccttttttaacaTAATCCGCAGACTCATTTTCcttataaaaatcttttgattgataaattgtatttttttaaggCAATCAAGCAGTCGTGACTTAAGGAACACCTTGAAGGGTGATCTGCGCTCGCGTATCGGAAATCACTCCAGGGGACGTTCTCCCTTGAGAATAGAAGTGAAAAACGACAAGTATACGAAAGACGACAGTGATAGAGAGTGATTCCTGCATATCGATTGTTTGAAAGTTCGAAATTTGTAAAGACCCCACTTATTACTCCagtatgtattattttattttaagattttacttttccataatattttatattggcTATGGTGGAGCATAGTTCGGTATGTgtaagcatatatatatacaaatatatacatataatttatatattcaatatgaatatattcaatttaacTAATTCTATTAAGTcttttgtttttatcattGGGAAAATTGATTGTTTCCAAAATACATATGTTATGAAAGAGCaaaggaaaatattaacatagaTCCCACTTATATGTTAATCTTCCAATAAtactcattattatttttac
This genomic interval carries:
- the LOC105280971 gene encoding nuclear cap-binding protein subunit 3, which translates into the protein MEEYDESSDVEMVPIEEMEKPRDPLTTEPQVQTLDSHPEKSIIFTTGIDVFSEEEILKKKERAKRFGLTEEVKDNQEEDLYNSMGVTDDENAKNVRLSVIHMRGTEEMSTKDVFEYFQDYAPQSIEWINDVSCNIVWFDNSSAARAMMGLSKRIIGSVTKHSERENTDSESRKEADVVNEENVPANAEEDKKNENCINIKDIDYPLPPGIWRKGIDYPKSKGIFLRFATKMDKKQANAEKMSEYYKKHGNPNFGGIKGILTESRKRMYRESRQNNKRKLTVEEKDRNQTKNPWGALSESWGMNDVVEDDFLPKNGVKDQGRSIKERLGIKYTDKDATRAEESGEASLSSDSDEDWCKRSKIPRMRMHADDEEEKVQKRRAKLRYQMVLNNLNASGDLRSRLGKPKARTQIRDPIQVVVTNTNATKSKRDADPEAIRDYQGHQTLKDLQASEREEGEWQDSEEENSRDENEEQRHGHVVMEEYEGQEREEEEEGEGHKEGEEDSDEENTDVLAKEVQGPKGSVIKVVPPKPRIASTVWARLNNVKSEVNDSYLKSRQSSSRDLRNTLKGDLRSRIGNHSRGRSPLRIEVKNDKYTKDDSDRE